A stretch of bacterium BMS3Abin02 DNA encodes these proteins:
- the garL gene encoding 5-keto-4-deoxy-D-glucarate aldolase has product MMFENSTKRKLQEGKAVYGCFFRYAAPTFAEHVAMQGWDFLVFDAEHGSLEPRDMEDLVRASELHGVTPIARVTTNQPHVILRFLDAGAHGVQVPWVNTAAEVEQAVTAAKYQPRGRRGLAGSRQGGWGNTEPLGDFTARANAETMVVIHIETADAVAVAEEYAVIEDVDVLFIGPTDLSHSLGHPGNPGHPDVQEAMKRVADVVARSDKVLGIFAGSPAFAAEWYGRGARYFTTGLEGIVRQGMQSYLTAVRG; this is encoded by the coding sequence ATGATGTTCGAGAATTCAACGAAACGAAAGCTGCAGGAGGGCAAAGCGGTATACGGCTGCTTCTTTCGCTATGCCGCTCCCACGTTCGCAGAGCACGTTGCCATGCAGGGTTGGGATTTCCTCGTCTTCGACGCGGAGCACGGGTCGCTCGAGCCGCGAGACATGGAGGACCTCGTTCGGGCGAGCGAGCTGCACGGCGTCACTCCGATCGCGCGGGTCACGACCAACCAGCCGCACGTGATTCTCCGATTCCTGGACGCCGGTGCCCATGGAGTCCAGGTCCCCTGGGTCAACACCGCCGCAGAGGTCGAGCAGGCAGTGACGGCGGCCAAGTACCAGCCTCGCGGGCGACGTGGGCTCGCAGGTAGCCGACAGGGGGGTTGGGGGAACACCGAGCCCCTCGGCGACTTCACGGCTCGTGCCAACGCAGAGACCATGGTCGTCATCCACATCGAGACCGCCGACGCCGTCGCCGTGGCCGAGGAGTATGCGGTGATCGAGGACGTCGATGTGCTGTTCATCGGTCCCACCGATCTATCGCACTCGCTGGGCCATCCCGGCAACCCGGGTCATCCGGATGTCCAAGAGGCGATGAAGCGGGTTGCGGATGTGGTCGCCAGATCCGACAAGGTGCTCGGCATCTTCGCCGGAAGTCCGGCATTTGCGGCCGAGTGGTATGGGAGGGGTGCGCGCTACTTCACGACAGGTCTCGAGGGAATCGTCAGACAGGGAATGCAGTCATACCTGACCGCGGTCCGTGGTTGA